One Trichoderma atroviride chromosome 7, complete sequence DNA segment encodes these proteins:
- a CDS encoding uncharacterized protein (MEROPS:MER0000836~TransMembrane:1 (o12-33i)), with translation MHDVYSLTDPDMLAFIPRPALALLLVFPISAVYESHRMAEDSLATEYNGTGDKEPVLWWKQTIRNACGLMGLLHAVTNGPAREFITEGSTLDDIIKRSTPLHAADRARVIEQTPALADAHKAAATEGDTPAPDAQDDVDLHYVCFVKGNDGNLWELDGRRKGPINRGPLNGDEDVLSEKGLNLGVLKFLEREGGDLRFSAVALAGTLD, from the exons ATGCACGATGTCTACTCCCTGACCGATCCAGACATGCTCGCCTTTATTCCGCGCCCGGCTCTGGCACTTCTACTGGTGTTCCCGATATCAGCCGTGTACGAGAGCCACAGGATGGCAGAGGATAGCTTGGCGACCGAGTACAACGGCACGGGGGACAAGGAGCCGGTGCTGTGGTGGAAGCAGACGATTCGAAATGCGTGTGGACTGATGGGGCTGCTACACGCGGTGACAAATGGACCTGCAAGGGAGTTTATCA CCGAGGGATCTACACtcgacgacatcatcaagagGAGCACCCCCCTCCACGCCGCCGACCGCGCCAGGGTAATCGAGCAAACACCCGCCCTGGCCGACGCACacaaggccgccgccaccgaaGGAGACACTCCTGCTCCCGACGCCCAAGACGACGTGGACCTGCACTACGTGTGCTTTGTCAAGGGCAACGATGGTAATCTGTGGGAGCTCGACGGACGGAGAAAGGGGCCCATCAACAGAGGGCCTCTGAACGGTGATGAGGATGTGCTGAGCGAGAAGGGACTGAATCTGGGGGTGTTGAAGTTTTTagagagggagggaggggatTTGCGGTTTAGTGCTGTGGCCCTGGCTGGGACGTTGGATTAA
- a CDS encoding uncharacterized protein (EggNog:ENOG41) — protein MPRQGDGSSDNGPFEEATHNVAHGVTSEDKSKDKTAPLPEGLHEKGAGLQDVNASGGQSQGIKQGPNVGQGGRGSSN, from the exons ATGCCTCGCCAAGGAGACGGTTCAAGCGACAACGGCCCTTTTGAGGAAGCCACTCACAACGTTGCCCACGGCGTCACTTCCGAAGAT AAATCAAAGGACAAGACTGCGCCCCTGCCAGAGGGCCTGCATGAAAAGGGCGCCGGGCTGCAAGACGTAAACGCCAGCGGGGGACAGAGCCAGGGCATCAAGCAGGGCCCCAACGTTGGCCAGGGCGGACGAGGAAGCTCCAATTGA
- a CDS encoding uncharacterized protein (CAZy:GT69) → MRSRRLPLAAAPFIFLLVLASLYLGRDRLSWFPSSQRQPIPLKQLAQQVVGDGAVLSSANITEYLEAIYHVKPDSRLTPRLECPAINATRYKTLKNKQKKKSSGRPAPSSPPARPASPSSSSRSSPSSSSSPVSVSKLLSASKSSSSSSSSKPTATPAPRSLNSPASEIRYFFALDLRNCIDLLPRLMGSIIEAMQFLGPRSCALSIVEGDSPDGTGDILAALRPSLEALGVTYIYNSSTVKSAEGDRIAKLAKLRNMPLEPIFEQSIPIADDASVVFLNDVAACAEDILELILQKQELNADMTCAMDWTYPGDEPNFYDVWIARGINGDSFFHIPANGNWGEAQNLFWNAPDTRSRFDELRPFQVFACWNGATVFSAKPIVEGLHFRTNYHKTGECFQGEPVLFCKDMWWRGYGKIAVVPSVNLEYTDKNGKRIKQDKGFVSDIVAEQDPRDDLIDWTGPPDTVRCMPTWKDQFFQRWNKSLTE, encoded by the exons ATGCGCAGTAGAAGGCTGCCCCTGGCGGCGGctcccttcatcttcctcctggTGCTGGCAAGTCTGTATCTTGGGCGAGATCGTCTGTCTTGGTTCCCGAGCTCTCAGAGACAGCCGATACCATTGAAGCAGCTCGCTCAACAGGTGGTGGGAGATG GCGCCGTTCTTTCATCGGCCAACATCACCGAGTATCTCGAGGCCATCTACCATGTGAAGCCAGACTCGAGATTGACACCTCGCCTCGAGTGCCCTGCTATCAACGCTACACGATATAAGACGTTGAAAAacaaacagaagaagaagtcatcaGGGCGGCCGGCACCATCCTCTCCTCCTGCTCGTCCCGCTTCaccctcgtcgtcttcacgttcatctccatcctcgtcatcttcacctGTATCGGTGTCTAAATTACTATCGGCGTCCaagtcatcgtcatcgtcatcgtcatcaaagCCAACGGCCACTCCTGCTCCTCGCTCACTCAACAGTCCGGCCTCTGAGATCCGGTACTTCTTCGCCCTTGATTTGCGAAATTGCATCGATCTCCTCCCCCGCCTCATgggcagcatcatcgaggcCATGCAATTTCTCGGCCCTCGCTCATGTGCCCTCTCCATTGTAGAGGGAGACTCTCCCGACGGCACTGGAGACATACTCGCCGCCCTACGCCCCAGCCTCGAGGCGCTGGGCGTCACTTACATCTACAACTCTTCGACCGTCAAGTCCGCCGAGGGTgatcgcatcgccaagcttGCAAAGCTGCGCAACATGCCCCTGGAGCCGATTTTTGAGCAGTCAATCCCCATCGCCGACGACGCCAgcgtcgtcttcctcaacgACGTGGCTGCCTGCGCCGAAGACATTCTCGAGCTGATCCTGCAGAAGCAGGAGCTCAACGCCGACATGACCTGCGCCATGGACTGGACGTACCCCGGCGACGAGCCCAACTTTTACGACGTCTGGATCGCGCGCGGCATCAACGGCGACTCGTTCTTCCACATCCCGGCCAACGGCAACTGGGGTGAGGCGCAAAACCTCTTTTGGAACGCGCCGGACACGAGGTCCCGCTTTGATGAGCTGCGCCCCTTCCAGGTGTTTGCCTGCTGGAACGGCGCCACGGTCTTTAGCGCAAAGCCCATTGTCGAGGGCCTTCATTTCCGCACAAACTACCACAAGACGGGCGAGTGCTTCCAGGGCGAGCCGGTGCTGTTCTGCAAGGACATGTGGTGGCGCGGCTACGGCAAGATTGCGGTCGTGCCGAGCGTCAACCTCGAGTACACGGACAAGAACGGCAAGCGGATCAAGCAAGACAAGGGTTTCGTGTCGGACATTGTTGCGGAACAGGACCCGCGCGACGACTTGATTGATTGGACGGGCCCGCCGGATACCGTTCGATGCATGCCGACCTGGAAGGACCAGTTTTTCCAGCGGTGGAATAAGAGCTTAACGGAATAG
- a CDS encoding uncharacterized protein (EggNog:ENOG41), which produces MAQSGYGYDPLHSYHPQTPYAHQPYPPYTTPALSYPNPVVRTVVHNEPAPGDPYNPHNAIPGLGLGYSQNAMQWQGPWPNQQSPFGQEPLATTEVNRPEQHTDISEEGEVSEGGLEDAYEPRDVEIFPKPSYMNRSAQNAAGFNDVPPASFPASRDRSGSYSPYLSPHEMDHPATIASINECQLNQITAMASSQTSPKANGASHTIPNSSQVKSVGATRKQAQDAIRRLWTLNVRYQNYVDEGIDETLLGSLFEELGFEMGASHSSTTVQSSLSRRTVSETKTKDEPGRTDGIAQQTETEKSAGSAPAKDVSESRKDRIARLLAAKNSKSNIAAATASSSSTPAPSLAPASKTQTEKSKLLYKKMEALRKARELEARGRKRSHPDELPLQSHQANNNADNSTATNSHDMAASGLHRTPPEHMSGEISSPSGQLPPSIPGLFLSSTPQPPPCYTSLELGAPSFYELG; this is translated from the exons ATGGCTCAATCAGGCTATGGGTACGACCCATTACATAGCTACCATCCGCAAACCCCGTACGCGCATCAGCCATACCCGCCTTATACTACTCCTGCTCTCAGCTATCCAAATCCTGTGGTACGAACCGTGGTGCACAACGAACCGGCTCCCGGAGACCCATATAATCCTCACAATGCGATTCCTGGACTGGGTCTGGGTTATTCACAAAATGCCATGCAGTGGCAAGGTCCTTGGCCAAACCAGCAATCCCCGTTTGGACAAGAGCCACTTGCTACGACCGAAGTAAATAGGCCCGAGCAGCACACGGATATAAGTGAGGAGGGGGAAGTTAGCGAAGGCGGGCTCGAGGATGCTTACGAGCCAAGAGATGTTGAGATTTTTCCCAAGCCATCGTATATGAATAGAAGCGCACAGAATGCTGCGGGGTTTAACGATGTCCCGCCAGCCTCCTTTCCTGCTA GTCGAGATCGCTCAGGTTCATATTCTCCCTACCTCTCTCCTCATGAAATGGATCATCCAGCTACGATTGCATCTATTAATG AATGTCAACTGAACCAGATCACTGCTATGGCTTCGTCACAAACATCTCCCAAAGCAAACGGAGCGAGTCATACAATACCCAATTCATCCCAAGTGAAGAGCGTTGGTGCTACACGCAAACAAGCGCAAGATGCCATCCGACGGCTTTGGACATTAAATGTGCGATATCAAAATTATGTTGACGAGGGGATAGACGAGACACTCTTGGGTAGTCTATTCGAGGAGCTAGGGTTCGAAATGGGCGCATCACATAGTTCAACGACTGTTCAATCCAGCCTTAGCAGAAGAACAGTATCAGAGACGAAGACAAAGGATGAGCCTGGGCGTACCGACGGCATAGCCCAACAAACCGAGACCGAAAAGAGTGCTGGAAGTGCACCAGCAAAGGACGTTTCAGAATCGCGCAAAGACCGTATTGCGCGACTCCTCGCTGCGAAAAATTCCAAGTCGAATATTGCAGCCGCGACcgcgtcttcatcatctacTCCAGCTCCTTCTCTTGCGCCAGCCTCGAAAACGCAAACTGAGAAAtcaaagcttttatataagaagatggaagctttGCGAAAAGCTCGCGAACTCGAGGCGCGAGGCCGAAAGCGTTCTCACCCAGACGAGCTTCCTCTTCAGAGTCACCAAGCAAATAACAACGCCGATAATTCTACAGCCACCAATTCCCACGATATGGCTGCCAGTGGCTTGCATCGTACCCCACCAGAGCATATGTCTGGTGAAATTTCAAGCCCCAGTGGACAGCTGCCTCCGTCAATTCCTGGGCTTTTCCTATCTTCTACGCCACAGCCCCCCCCATGCTACACAAGTCTTGAACTTGGAGCGCCCAGCTTCTACGAGCTTGGTTGA
- a CDS encoding uncharacterized protein (EggNog:ENOG41), which yields MATPPGASSDNSATRDNLDNMTKKIEAMKKRIAEAEARKKAKQSRLNSPALPALNNESLNSSFEAIIPSQDMAVHVPSTSIEVQQLSRSTPPMSNSSPMAPSRSSEASPQSGNERRSRSVAASERLPLVEARRREQQLKLKLLRAQVENMQREIQMTMEEEEKLRIDVNADSDSEETHEQQAPSPSKVLSPSSPLTDSMDIASISPQSNNATQRSRQDTPLPREESQDEQQPSLLVANQAEHNPLGVESNGVIEAVDYASHLPNVEANTIIEDVDDAERETIQDAMSTQDDINATATASVEEARDMVMSEAADSSNHASEEESDGYEPPDVELSSPSKKSSRASTPFSPAPAGLDSMPDTNADSLQDSTTGAIASQQISTVQPDIASESGREVDPVSEAPVAPASDAPKTAFVPYESPLRYFHAYRFHPEYSQSISGGLRSLTYSNKIDVKQEVCPDELANQSCPRGSECDYQHFENMQAPDDQILLQLGAHEEFGEQEKQQYINGLRNLLTDFRTRKVKDFQTISQGIIDYRAQFLGDRTKILPLGGVAI from the exons ATGGCAACCCCTCCCGGTGCCAGCAGCGACAATTCTGCAACAAGAGACAACTTGGATAACATgaccaagaagattgaagctatgaagaaaagaatcgccgaggccgaggctcgtaagaaagcaaagcagtCGCGCTTGAATTCACCAGCCCTTCCTGCGCTTAATAATGAATCACTTAACAGCAGTTTCGAGGCCATTATTCCGAGCCAGGACATGGCTGTTCACGTACCCTCGACTAGCATCGAAGTCCAACAACTGTCTCGCTCAACGCCCCCAATGTCGAATTCCTCTCCGATGGCGCCGTCTCGATCATCTGAAGCGAGTCCTCAAAGTGGAAACGAACGCCGCAGTCGATCCGTTGCAGCTAGTGAACGCCTTCCACTCGTTGAAGCCCGGCGTCGGGAACAGcagctgaagttgaagctcTTGCGAGCCCAGGTTGAGAATATGCAGCGAGAGATACAAATGACgatggaagaggaagagaagctgaggATTGATGTCAATGCGGACTCGGATAGCGAAGAGACGCATGAACAACAAG CCCCGTCTCCATCCAAGGTTTTGAGTCCTTCGTCACCACTGACAGACTCAATGGATATTGCAAGCATATCTCCTCAGAGCAATAATGCCACTCAACGAAGCAGACAAGATACGCCACTCCCAAGAGAAGAGTCTcaagatgagcagcagcctagTCTGCTCGTTGCCAACCAAGCAGAACATAATCCATTAGGCGTTGAGTCTAATGGTGTCATTGAAGCCGTTGATTACGCTTCTCATCTACCAAACGTCGAGGCGAATACGATAATTGAAGACGTTGATGACGCTGAAAGAGAGACCATCCAAGACGCCATGTCGACACAAGACGATATCAACGCCACTGCTACAGCATCCGTAGAGGAAGCCCGAGATATGGTCATGTCGGAAGCTGCAGACTCCAGCAATCATGCTTCTGAAGAAGAATCGGATGGCTACGAGCCTCCAGATGTTGAGCTATCCAGCCCTTCGAAAAAGTCGTCGCGGGCATCAACACCGTTCAGTCCAGCGCCAGCTGGCTTGGATTCGATGCCCGACACAAATGCCGATAGCTTACAAGATAGCACGACAGGTGCCATCGCCTCACAGCAGATCTCTACCGTGCAACCGGATATAGCTTCTGAAAGTGGAAGAGAA GTTGACCCAGTAAGTGAGGCACCGGTGGCACCGGCTTCTGATGCCCCGAAGACCGCCTTTGTGCCGTATGAGTCGCCCCTTCGATACTTTCACGCATATCGCTTCCATCCCGAGTATTCTCAATCCATATCCGGTGGCCTTCGCTCTTTAACCTACAGCAATAAAATAGACGTGAAGCAGGAAGTATGCCCGGATGAGTTAGCCAATCAAAGTTGTCCAAGGGGTAGCGAATGCGATTATCAACATTTCGAGAATATGCAAGCTCCGG ATGATCAAATCCTACTCCAGCTCGGCGCGCACGAGGAGTTTGGGGAGCAAGAGAAACAGCAGTATATCAACGGGCTACGCAATCTCTTGACAGACTTTCGCACCCGCAAGGTCAAAGACTTCCAGACTATCAGCCAGGGCATCATTGACTACCGAGCCCAATTTCTCGGAGACAGAACCAAGATTCTCCCCCTAGGCGGCGTTGCGATTTGA
- a CDS encoding uncharacterized protein (TransMembrane:1 (o14-46i)~MEROPS:MER0208659), with translation MPLPFIGRLHATEYISIVVSFFLVSLEAIIRVFTLALPSFLVNFLYRASRQLFKIFSSPAQQKAEDKKKSISTSVRDASDFVELCQLWGYEAEEHIVQTKDGFLLGLHRLQWRRGEENLKVNCGPKSTKKRVVYMHHGLLMNSEVWVCLTDEQRCLPFELVERGFDVWFGNNRGNKYSKKSIYSSPTSVKFWDFSIDEFAFYDIPNSIEYILETTGQESLSYIGFSQGTAQAFATLAIHPKLNHQVNVFIALAPAMAPAGLSNGVVDSLVKASPSVLYLMFGRRSILSSATMWEALIYPPLFSRLIDMGLSFLFGWKTKNISASQKLAAYPHLYSFTSTKSVVHWFQIIRNKCFQMYDDDVYQPMSVASSSKYSKVAKYPTRNIKTPVVLVYGGSDSLVDIKSMLKELPRQTVATEIPHYEHLDFLWARDVDTQVFQHVFDALNSFTDAEHTVEEYDRYQIVRHESLAGSAYVPSHLRGGSESDASITASSGEDAKSHQHRAREQRVQIASEKEAAKKTEEIQQPVEKLKGVGVRRGSGPVANLSNGEMADSKRDE, from the exons ATGCCTCTCCCCTTCATCGGTAGGCTGCACGC CACCGAGTACATTTCGAttgttgtttctttcttcctcgtcaGTCTCGAAGCGATCATCCGAGTCTTTACTCTAGCATTGC CCTCGTTTCTTGTCAACTTTCTCTATCGAGCCTCGCGGCAACTCTTCAAGATATTCTCTTCGCCGGCGCAGCAGAAAGCGGAAGATAAGAAAAAAT CCATTTCCACGTCCGTGCGCGATGCGTCCGACTTTGTCGAGCTCTGTCAATTATGGGGATACGAAGCAGAAGAGCACATAGTCCAGACAAAGGATGGCTTTCTGCTCGGCCTGCACCGCCTGCAGTGGCGACGAGGCGAGGAAAATCTCAAAGTCAACTGTGGACCCAAGAGCACCAAGAAGCGAGTCGTCTATATGCACCACGGCCTGCTCATGAATTCCGAGGTCTGGGTCTGTTTGACGGATGAGCAGAGATGCTTGCCGTTTGAGCTTGTGGAAAGGGGATTTGATGTTTGG TTTGGAAACAACCGCGGCAACAAATACTCCAAGAAGTCCATCTACAGCTCGCCTACGTCGGTCAAATTCTGGGACTTCTCTATTGACGAATTTGCCTTCTACGACATCCCAAACAGCATCGAATACATCCTCGAAACCACCGGACAGGAGAGCCTTTCGTACATTGGCTTCTCGCAGGGCACCGCTCAGGCATTCGCCACCCTGGCCATCCACCCCAAGCTAAATCACCAGGTGAACGTTTTCATTGCCCTTGCGCCCGCCATGGCTCCCGCCGGACTGTCAAATGGCGTCGTCGACTCCCTCGTCAAGGCCTCGCCGTCGGTCCTGTATCTCATGTTTGGCAGACGATCCATTCTCAGCTCCGCCACCATGTGGGAGGCGCTCATATACCCGCCACTGTTCTCCCGCCTCATCGACATGGGCCTGTCATTCCTATTCGGATGGAAGACCAAAAACATCTCTGCGAGCCAGAAGCTTGCTGCATACCCTCACCTCTACTCTTTCACGAGCACAAAGAGTGTTGTCCATTGGTTCCAGATCATCCGCAACAAATGCTTCCAGATGtacgacgacgacgtctACCAGCCCATGAGCGTCGCTTCCTCGAGCAAGTACTCAAAAGTCGCCAAATACCCCACCCGCAACATCAAAACGCCTGTTGTCCTCGTTTACGGCGGCAGCGATTCCCTAGTTGACATCAAATCCATGTTGAAAGAGCTTCCGCGACAGACCGTTGCGACTGAAATTCCGCACTACGAACACCTCGATTTCCTCTGGGCTCGCGATGTAGACACCCAGGTGTTCCAGCACGTATTCGATGCCCTGAACAGCTTCACCGACGCAGAGCACACCGTAGAAGAGTACGACAGGTATCAAATCGTCCGACACGAAAGCCTCGCTGGATCCGCCTACGTGCCCTCCCACCTGCGCGGGGGCAGCGAGAGCGACGCTTCTATTACTGCGTCTTCgggagaagatgccaagaGCCATCAGCACCGCGCGCGGGAACAACGCGTGCAGATTGCGTCTGAAAAAGAAGCGGCAAAGAAGACCGAAGAAATCCAGCAGCCTGTTGAGAAGTTGAAGGGAGTTGGTGTTCGGAGAGGGAGCGGTCCCGTGGCGAATCTTTCAAACGGCGAAATGGCCGATAGCAAGCGAGATGAGTGA
- a CDS encoding uncharacterized protein (BUSCO:EOG092D4TT8) has protein sequence MPSCQELRDALAQCLQESDCVMVYRNKATDCLRDPLYSTLPTKCQQLKRGYGECKRGLVDMRKRFRGHVPVEYRNVESSDGKSYQLYAGKSAFGGGVKETDGNEPIPKDWREIENEKYRLEQQQQLSQDKK, from the exons ATGCCGTCGTGTCAGGAATTGC GAGACGCCCTCGCTCAATGCCTCCAGGAATCAGACTGCGTCATGGTCTACCGCAACAAGGCCACCGACTGCCTCCGCGATCCCCTCTACTCGACACTCCCAACCAAGTGCCAACAGCTCAAGAGGGGATATGGCGAATGCAAGCGCGGCCTGGTCGACATGCGCAAGCGTTTCCGCGGACACGTGCCGGTGGAATACCGCAACGTGGAGTCGTCTGATGGGAAGAGCTACCAGCTGTATGCGGGCAAATCTgcgtttggcggcggcgtcaaggAGACGGATGGCAACGAGCCGATTCCAAAGGACTGGAGGGAGATTGAGAATGAAAAGTACCgattggagcagcagcagcagctctcccAGGACAAGAAATAA